A segment of the Centroberyx gerrardi isolate f3 unplaced genomic scaffold, fCenGer3.hap1.cur.20231027 Scaffold_155, whole genome shotgun sequence genome:
ATGGCACATGTTTATTGAAGTCCCCTTCGATAGATTTTTACTCTATTTTTGCTAGCAGTGTTGCATTGCTTGCCTTGTGGTTCAACTTCCTCCCACTGCGGAGGAGTTGCTCGTAAAACACGGAACGGGATGTCGGCTGGAACCGAACCTCATAGTGCTGAGTGTTGGAGGCAGGTTTCCCGTATATTCTTCACATGACGTTACAAAAACATGTCTTAATCACAATTTTGCCTGCACCCGGTTTTGGCCAATTTGTTAATGATATAGGTTTGTAGGGACTAACGTCGTCCAACCCGCAGTAATTTCCCACAAGACTTAACACTGGGCAAACATGTTGgatgtattttaatgtaaacaTCCCATTTCACTGAAAGCACGCCATAGGCCTGCATCCCGTTTCAGTTAAATCGCTGCCAGCAAATCGAATTGGCTTCAAATACTGGCCTACTCATCCTGTTAGTATAAATGACTCTTCACATTGAACCTGAATGGTGCTACAGCCGCGTCTGATAATTAATAATACagctaaaataaatgaatttcgATAGGCTGCCTCAGTGAGCTGGAtctatatattttcttttttgggtGGAAACGTAGTGCCGTTTCCTGGCCAGTAATGGTAATGCTGCTAGGGCATTGCTGCGGTCTATGgaaaaactttacattttgtgttcatctcaaatgtcaaaatgtatgtgccatttaaaaaatatgtatCAATAAATCATATTAGGTGTATAACATTATTCTTCAGGGCAACATGTGGGTTAGGCCTATTATAAAATGACTTGTGTCTCCTAGAATTAACCAGAACAACCACTGGAACAACGGTTTGTTGTAATATTATGGGTATAAACACAAGTAAACAACAGAGAGGGAATAATAATATTGGATACAAATAGATTATTCCTATGATGTCTGCATTTTAGAAATTAAGCATTTGTTTTCACTGACACCAGTTTTTTGATGATATGGGGCAACCCACCAATTCCTTTAAATGGATTCAAATCTATGTTTGAATCATATTATAATTTGTTGGAACATATTTTTTCCTTCAAAACTGGCTAATTCCAAGTGGATTAAACTACTGAGAACCTGCTCAGGACACATTTCTACTAATTCACCAAGCTTTAGCAGCCAGTAGTAGCTGAACTTTACTTTTTTGAACTCACAGCAATCTTCATATAACAAGGCATCTTTGGTAAGATTATGAGTATCATACTGGTGCAGAGACTACTGTTGATTAATACATTGTGACTAACGCTGTAGCTTACATAATAGATTATATTCTTAACATTGGCCTATACCATTTAATTCCTCTGTTATTATAAGAGTTCTGTCCCATGTGTAGCAAATACAGTCATGCATAAGATTGTGAACCCCTTGACTTTaagcacattcattcatttaaagtgaaaaaatctatctatttatctgcctgtctgtgtctgtctgtctgtctgtctgtcgtgaTTGTTCATCCCTTAGGATGAGAAAAGCAAATACATGGGTGGAAGTCAGTAAGGTTTAAGAAAGACAGTTTATTCAGCACTGGGCAGGGATCAAAGGTGAAGGGTCACATGGGAGTGAGGGTTTGGAGTAAGTTGTTACTGCTGAATACGGCGGATGGACTGGATCTGAGGGGTCTGGGAGTGGGAGCCAAACTCCCTGAAGTGCTTGTACTCCCCACAGTGACGATCACACTCCATGATATACTGGTATCCACGATAACCAGGGTACTGGTAGCACACGAATCTGTTgtgaaatcagagagagagagggaagtcaTTGCAAAAGAGAATCGCAGGGATGCTCAGAAAATAGGAGAATAGGAAATAAAATGAGGAAGACCATTGTCCTTTGCAAACACTCACGCTCCAGACTGGACCCTGAGAGAGCCAACTTCGTTGTTGCACCAACCCATGGCCTGGAGGGAGGGATAATCGTCGCTAAGCTCACCCTTACGGCCCAGGAAGTTTTCACGCTCATAGATAGTCATACGACACTCTCTGTGGTTCTGGAGGGCGAAAACGAAACACAGGGGACATCAGCTGTTTGGTTAGTCACTCAAATACAAGTCTATGGCTCTCAGTTTTAAAACAATATGCAAATAATAGGACTAATTTGATTAGAATTCCAAGTTCAACTTACAGCACAGGCAATAGGCCTGAAGGAGGTCATTCTCTCAATGTGATAGGCATTGCTACCGCCGAAAGCATCACACTGGGGATACTCTCCCCTCTCCAGGACAAACTGCTGTCCCTGGTAAGAGGCGTGCTCATAACCCACCCAGCTGGGGAAGAAGACGCAGAGTTAGTAATTGGTACTTtctcatcacctctctctctctttctctctctctcccaaaagTCTGAGCAGCTACCAACAGGTGAATCCACCACCTGGTGACATCTTGTCACCTTGGCCTAAGTCAAACTGCTTGAGATGGACACACAAGTACCCAAATGAACCCCACAAAAACTCACTGAATCTAGCTGCTGTGCTTACATATATATACTCATATGACACTATTATGACACTCAAAGAGCAGTTTGTCTGACAGTGAGGGTTTTGCATGTTCTAGTCCTTGGAATTGACGTAAAGccatctctttctgtgtgtatctgtgttttacTCACGCTCCACTCTCCACCCTGAGGGAGCGCACGGTCTCGAAGCCGAACTCCATCACATTGCAGCACTCGGAGGTGAACTCATGGCGACGGCCCTGGAAGCACTCCTCGTCGAAGACAATGATCTGACGGGGAAACGGGGACACTTCAGTGCATCTGATGTACACACGCAACTcaaagagacatagagacaaaCCCTCCATCTGATGTAAGAGATCAAATCAGCATCTTAGCCGTACAACATCAAATGGTGTTACCTGTGAAATGCACCCAAGTGGGAGTAGGTGTTTCATTCTAACCAACACCTTTTTAAGGAGCTATTTGTTTTTCAATTGGTTCCAAACAATACCTTCATACAGAGGGGAAAGGTACAATCCTATGGTGTTATGAAAATTTTGATATGTCTTAATTTGGTCTGGATTTATTCTGTTCACAGTATCTCCTCCACTAGGAAAGAAATAGTGTCTCTGTCTAGACTAGACACATAAAAGGAGCTGGTGATAATTTGTGTGCCTTTTCGGTCGGGACATTTAACTGGAGACTGCTGGTCGTATCTCAGGGAAACCTCTACCCTGAGGGGCCCTCTGGACAATAACATGCATCCACACACTCACCTTCCAGTGGCCGGAGAACTTGGTGCAGTGGTGAGTCATTTTGTCTGGAAGGAGAAGATACAGCTGTTAAAAAAGAGTTGGAGCAAAACATCTGCAGAGGTAACAGTGAAAAGAGGGCCTCTAATACTTTATGCACATTCTCAGTATTGGGAATAAATCACtggtacacgcacacacacacacacacacacacacaccactgtgcaGAGAGTTTAGCCAAACGTGCATTCATttctgacatgaaaaagtttagCGTCAAAGTTTGCCAGCATCAACAACAGTGGCTATCAAACACATCCATGGACAGCTAATTGAAGCACATGCAAAATAGCTATGGAAAACTGCAGCAACACTGTGCTTGAAATCCCAGAGTAGCCCGGCAGTTTAGCACCCACTGTTCTAAACTATTCATCACAGCCcaactacagtatatacaccaCTCTATGTACTGAAAGGCCTGAACCGCTACATAGCACATGAAATGGCCTATGAACCAGAGCGTATTTACGAAGGTTGAAAAGCGCTGGCTGTATAAAGGCCTGAATAGTAGAATCAGCCTGAATGCGTAATTGCTGGACTGGAAGCATCAGCATCTATTTATAGTTCCTACACAAAAATGAAGAGAGTCAAAGAAGCCAGGGGCTTCATCTAGGCTACTTTGCCTTTTTGTCTCTCCCCTTCAAtctctttatcttattttctGCCAATTTTTCCCCCCTGCTGCTACAGAG
Coding sequences within it:
- the LOC139911232 gene encoding beta-crystallin A4; amino-acid sequence: MTHHCTKFSGHWKIIVFDEECFQGRRHEFTSECCNVMEFGFETVRSLRVESGAWVGYEHASYQGQQFVLERGEYPQCDAFGGSNAYHIERMTSFRPIACANHRECRMTIYERENFLGRKGELSDDYPSLQAMGWCNNEVGSLRVQSGAFVCYQYPGYRGYQYIMECDRHCGEYKHFREFGSHSQTPQIQSIRRIQQ